A window of Sebaldella sp. S0638 contains these coding sequences:
- a CDS encoding ABC transporter permease, whose translation VGINVYLIRYTGVVMSGLYAGLGGAYMTTVMLPSFSNNMSAGRGFMAMAAMIFGKWKPWGAMLASFLFAFGSVLEVQLKIHYPNFPQQFLAMIPYVLTLLALVGFVGKAKAPASSGQPYEKQ comes from the coding sequence GTGGGAATAAATGTATATTTGATAAGATATACAGGAGTAGTAATGTCAGGACTTTATGCAGGGCTTGGAGGAGCATATATGACAACAGTAATGCTTCCGTCATTTAGCAATAATATGTCGGCGGGAAGAGGATTTATGGCAATGGCGGCAATGATATTTGGTAAATGGAAACCATGGGGAGCAATGCTTGCAAGTTTCTTATTTGCTTTTGGAAGTGTATTGGAAGTACAGTTAAAGATTCATTATCCGAATTTTCCGCAGCAGTTTTTGGCAATGATCCCTTATGTACTGACATTATTAGCACTGGTAGGATTCGTAGGGAAAGCAAAGGCACCGGCTTCTTCGGGACAGCCTTATGAAAAACAATAA